The stretch of DNA GAAATCTTGCCCGGTTACGAGGTAAGTGCATGGTTCGGCATCGGCGGTCCAAAGCGCACGCCGGAAGAAGTCATCGAAAGCTGAACAAGGAAGTCAACGTCAGCATCGCCGATCCGAAACTCCAAGCGCGGCTTGCCCATCTGGGCGGCACGGCTCTTGGCGGGTCGCCCGCCGACTTCGCCAAACTGATCTCCGACGAGGTCAAGAAGTGGAGCAATGTGATTCTGGCGGCCAATATGAAACGGGAATGACCAGCAGGGAGCTGCCGCACTTCGGGATTTCGGCCGGCCGATGTCGGCTCAGGGTCATTCGCGTCGGTTTGGCCGCGTACCGACGACTTCCGCTCTACCCCTGATATTGTTGCAAAGTCGAAAATCGAACAACCGAAAAAATCTCGTGAAGGTTGATCTTTGGACTCCTCTGCTGTTGCGTCGCCTTTTAGAGCCACCTCGGAGGTCCGTGATCGATCCTGGCTAAAACGATATGGTCCCTCACGCCGCCGCGCGTAAAACGCATCAGCGGCTCTAAGAATTTTCGCTCGTCACGCCAAAAAGACTTTTGCAACAATATCCCCCTAAGAACAGACATCGTTACCGTGCGTCGGCATGTCTCAAAGGGCCAATGCACTAAATCGCTGCGCGATAGCCCGCTGCGCGGGGAGCCCGACCGCGAGCACGGTAGCCGGGGTCAAGATCGTCGATAGCGCGCGGGTCGCCCTGTCTTGAAGATCGAGGTGTCGTCAACCTCATTCAAGACAGGAGTTTCCTATGAGTACGGATGCTGTCAGCCCGCTGCGCCAGCGCATGATCGAGGACATGAATGCGCGCAAGCTCTGTGCGGGCACGCAGAGAGGCCATATCAGCAGTTGCAAGCGGTTCGCGGCGTTTGTGAAGCAGTCCCCCGACACGGCCACACTTGAGGACATCCGCCGCTTCCAGCTGCACCTGGCCGAGACGGGCGCGAGCATCTGCAACCGCAACCGCATCATGACCGGGTTGCGGTTCTTGTTCCGCGTGACGCTGCGCCGATTGGACCTTGCGGCCGAGATCTATCATCTCCGCGAGCCTCAGAAGATCCCGCTGGTGATGAGCCAGGATGAGACGCGGCGCCTGCTGGCCGTCGCCGGCAGCCTCAAGGCCCGCCTCCTGCTCAGCCTCGGCTATGGCTGCGGGTTGCGCGCCGGCGAGGTGGTGCGGCTCAAGGTCAAGCATATCGACAGCGCGCAGAAGATCATTCGCATCGAGCAGTCCAAGGGGCGCAAGGACCGTAATGTCATGCTGTCGTCAAAGACGCTCGATCTGTTGCGGCAATGGTGGAAGGCGCGCCCATCGCGTCACGATGCGCAAACGCCCGTGCCGGAACGCTGGCTGTTTCCCGGCACCAGGGCCGGCAAGCCCATGACCACCCGCCAGCTCAACCGCCTGTTTCATGAGGCGGCCGATGCGGCCGGGATCAGGAAGGGCGTGACGCTGCACGCGCTGCGCCACAGCTTCGCGACCCACCTGCTGGAGGACGGCACCGATATCAGATTCATCCAGGCGCTGCTGGGTCACGACAAACTGGACACGACGGCGCGCTATACCCGTGTCGCCACCGGCATGATCGCGGCGATCGAAAGCCCGCTCGACCGGCTGTCGCAGCCTCGCAAGAGACCCAGGAAGAGCAGGAAGAACCCGCCGCCGGCGTAACGGCCGGGAGCTGTGTCGCGTCCAGCGCTGGAGGTCGCGGATATCTTGCGCGACCACGGGGCGGCGTGGCGGCGCGCCAATGCGGGCCACGTCAGTCTCGGCCAGCTGAAAGTCATGAGTGCGATCGAGCGCTGCCGCACGGCGGCGCTCGGCGGCCATGTGGCGCGCTGCGAGAACGAGACCTGCGCCCACACCGTCATCGCCTACAACAGCTGCCGCAACCGGCACTGCCCCAAGTGCCAGGGCGCTGCGGCCCGCGAGTGGCTGGCCGAGCGCGAGGCCGATCTCCTGCCGGTGCCGTACTTTCATGTGGTGTACACGCTGCCGGCGCAGATCGCCGACATCGCCTATCAGAACAAGGCGGTGATCTACGACCTGCTGTTCAAAGCCTCGGCGGAGACCACGCTCACGATCGCGGCCGATCCCAAGCATCTCGGCGCTCGCATCGGCTTCATGTCGGTGCTGCACACATGGGGTTCCGCGCTGACGCATCACCCGCATGTCCACATGGTCGTGCCGGGTGGTGGCCTGTCGCCGGACGGATCGAAGTGGATCGCGTGCCGACCACGCTATTTTTTGACCGTGCAGGTTCTCTCGGCGTTGTTCCGCAGGCTGTTTCTGGAGATGCTGGTCGCGGCTCACCACGCCGGCCGCCTGCAGTTCTTCGGCGAGCATGCGCGGCTCGCCGATAAGGCTGCATTCGCTGCCTATCTGACGCCACTGCGCGAGATCAATTGGGTGGTCTACGCCAAAGAGCCGTTCGCCGGGCCCAGGCAGGTGTTGCGCTATCTGTCGCGCTACACCCACCGCATCGCGATCTCCAATCGCCGGCTGCTGTCCGCCGACGAGAACGGTGTCACCTTCAAGTACAAGGACTATCGGATCGAGGGGCCCGCCCGCTACAAGGCGATGACGCTGGCGACCGACGAGTTCATCCGGCGCTTCCTGATCCACGTGCTGCCGAAGGGCTTCCATCGCATCCGACACTATGGCCTGCTCGCCAACGGCGCCCGAGCCGCAAACATTGCGCACGCGCGCCAGCTGCTCGCTCAGCCGGCGCGCCCTAAAGAACCCGAGACGCCCGAAGCCGCGATCAACGAACCCCGCGTGCTGCCGCGTCCATGCCCGTGCTGCGGCGCCCGCATGATCGTCATCGAGACTTTTGAGCGCGGCTGCGAGCCGAAGCACCGCCCCACACCGGCGCCGGCGCCGATCAGGATCGACACATCATGAGACCATCGCCGCCGATCAACGACCGCAGTGACAAGCGCCATTCTGGCCGGCTCTCAGCCGGCAGCGCCCACGCTCGCATCGCTGTGCTGGATTCACCAGCAGTCGCGCGACCAATCTTGTCGCGCGACGCGCAGATCGCTCGTTCATACCGACGCACACCCCTACGCGTGGCAGAAGCCCGATCATCGCAACCGCTCCGGTCCAGTCTTCTCAGGCCCGAGCCCGCCGCAAAATCCCCATAGCGCCCGCTGCACCGTCAGCGCCCCACCTCCCGCGATTTCGTGCCTTGGCGCTTTTCGGACGCCGGCTGTCCGAGCGTGGAGATGGTCTCGGCATGCCGGCATCCGAAAACCTGCACAAATGCGGTCGTGGGTTGAAGCGCAGCTGCTGCCTCCTCAGCCGAAGCATGGCGAAACTAGCAAACAAAAACTGAAGCCTGTGGAGACATCCGGACGCGTTCCGGGCAGTCGAGCTGATCCCCTGCGGCCATGGCCGAGCTCGACCCGCCGCTATTCTCGCGACGGTTGGCCGTAGTTCTTTGATGGCAGCGGGAACCTCCGAGCAGACCTGCCACCGCGGGCGTTACGGCCAACCGAACGCGGTAGTTCGATCAGCCCGTACGCGCCGAACGCTTCGCATTGGAGGCGTTCAGCGGCACGTCAGGGAAACTCGTGGATGCTTTTTCAGGGCGTTGGGCTGGGGAGGTAGCTTTCTCGCCAGAAAGACGCGTCTCGGCCGCCACCGCCGACGAGGAAAAGGGCTTCCAACGAGCGAAGCAGGTCTTCGTCTCGTCGACGGTCAGCTTTGCCGCCTCCCCTACTACAAATGGCTCCACGCAACACGAGGGCAACACGGCCTTTCCCGCTTCGTTCGCGTCGGAGTGGGATACAGATACCATCGGCCTGATCGTGCTCGTCGTCGTGTTGATGATCTTTTTTGTCGCCGCCAAGCTGTCAGAGATTCATCACCCGCAGGACTAATTGCCGCCTTAACCCCAGTAGACCCTACTCACTTGATTGGGGTCGGCGTCATGGACCTGTTTGGGGCCGAGAAAATTGCCACTGTCAGGGAGCAATCCGCAGAGATCTGCCGTCTCTGCGGTACCAAGCTCGTTCTCGTCAGAGTGATCATCGATTCCGACACCGGCTCTACCTATCGAATGTTCGAATGCAAGTGCGGAGAGCGCATTTGGAACGACTAGGCTAGAAGTCTGCAACTGGGCGGTTAGACCTCAGTTGGCGGCCCGACGCACGACGGGACCGGACGACATGCGCCGGGCGTTGCCACTGCGAGGTGCCCCGAAATGGCCTATTCAGGCTGGGTCTGATTCTTGGCGGAATTGGGCGCGCTAGCCGACGCCGTAGGGCTTGTTGAGAAAGTAGTCGCGGTTGTATAGTCCAACATTGGGACGGATTGCCACTTTTTCCCAATGATTCGGCAACCAAGAGAAACTGTTAATTGCTGAGCGAGCATGAAGTACGCGCAAGACTCTTGTAGTCTGTCCATCAGCGTAGAGACGACAACTCCGAAGCGTCCACGATGTCTAGTGATCCTGGCGTAGCAGCAAAGCCCGGTCGTTTGCTCCTTACAAATCGAGAATAGAAGGAAATTCATTTCGCTTTTTGGGCCCGCACAATAGAGGCGTGCACCATGAACACTCCGGATGAGGACACCGTATTGAAGGCAACTGAGGATGCCAGGCGCATCCTTGCCGAATACATCGCACCAGGGCCGCGCGACGCTACTCAAACGGTGCACCGGCTATTGGCCGTTCTCGATACAGAGGAAGTCGTTCGCGCTTTGGATCGTATGAAACGGCGCCAGACCATGCGGCTCGTGGAGTGAAGCGGCCCCGGCAATACGCAACGCACCGGGGCCACCAACACTGGGAGATGGCCCCAGGCTGGGGGCTTGGGAGCATGTAGCCAAGGGCGGTGCAAAGTAGCCCGCGATCCGGCCCTCGTCTGTCCGGCTGCCGACATAGGGCCCGCCAGCGTGAACCGGCGGGCTGAAGTGCACGCGAGGTGCGAGGTCATGCGACCGCTAGTCACGCGAGGTGCGACAAGTGAGAAATGCCGCCCATACCAGTCCAGCGACCCAGCCCACGAGGATTGTCACAGCCACGATGCGTAAGGGTAATGGGGTTGCATCCATCAATGCCAGCGCAGTGCAGATCACCGCGACCCATTGACGATATACCGAACGCAAATGGGCTTGCCGATAGACCGCACGCAACACGCGCCAATAGATCGTCGAACGCATGGTGATTTGATCACCTCATTGAAGCGTTCCTGTAATCAAGGCTTCACAAACCTGCGGCAGAACCGATACATCCCGCTGCTCCGATCCACAATGGACTTCAATTTGCAAACCCGGTTTTGCGACGGCTGACATGGCCCATGCCCTGGCGCCGCAAGCTTAAGAGGGACCTGATCTACCTCGATACGAGTAAGCAGGTTGACGACCCCGTCACGTCAAGGTCTTCGCCACCACCGACGCCGCGGAAACCTGGTTCGAGGAAAACGGTCCCGAAGGCGTGGCCTTTGAGTATGAGGTTCGGGAGTGAACCGCATCGGCCGCAGGCCCTCAGCGCCACGTTTGCTCCCTTAGCCGACGGTCAAGACTACCCAGGATATGGCCGCGGCAAAAAGGGCTTGAGAGCTGATACCGAGCGGCCACTTAAGGTTCGACTTCGTGTGGATCCACTTGTGAAAACGCTGCAAGGCCGCCAAGGGGCGATTTGGAAATACGGTGTGCACGAACCGTACCGGGTCGGGCGCCATCCCCGCGAGGGCGCCTAGCACGATCACTCCAGTCGCCGCCGGCGTCGCGAAGAGCCAAATTGCTATCAATAGACCCGCACAAGCATCGAAGCCGATAAGGGCCAAATCCAGATAGAGCCTCAGATCCCCTATTAGGCGCCGATTGTTTGCGCCGAGCTTGAGCGAGATCGCCCGAACGGGATAATCCCAATGCGGGATCGCATCGATCGCAAAGTGGCTTGCGAAGGCTGCTAGCGCAACGAGGACCGGATGCGCAGGAAACAGGCTAGCGATGGCGCCGCCGACAACTGCATGAGTGCTTAAAATCATCTGTGGGGTAAGGCCATTTCCAGATGCGGGTGCGTGGCTGGGGTCGTTTCTTCAAGGAGCCATCTACAACGAAAAGCCTGGCAACCGACTACACCGCAAATTAAAATGCGGCCCCAGCGGGCTTGAAGGCTGGGGCCGTAAGTAAGGAATATGCGTCTGTGCCGAGAAACAAACTGGGTTCGGCACATCCACTTGATAGCAAATGGCAGAGTACCTCGTACCTGCTCTATTGGGTGTCCAATCGGATCTTTTGGGGTGCCCCATCAGGCCGTTGTTCGAGCCGGCGCAAATGGGAACGGGAGGCAGCTGGGCGCGTTGATGATGGCGCCAGAAGCTTTCCAGCATGGCGCATTGGAATGACGGCCCCAGTTATTGAGAGGACTGGGGCCGTTTCACTCCGAAAACGAAAGCCCGGCTTTTGGCCGGGCGAATCGAAAATATTCCGAAACGTGATGAAACGCGAACATCTTAGATCAGAAGAGACACCAGTGTCGGTTCGCTTTGTCACCTAGGAATCGGAATTTGGTCCCGTAAGATTACGGAGATCCCCGCCCGCTTCGTCGCGGCAACGCTAGCCGGCGCCGTAAGGCTTGTTGAGAAAGTAATCGCGGTTGCCCAGCGCTTTCTCTGCGTACTGGCCGATCGCAACGGTCGCCTAGACTGTTGGTAACATCAATTGTTGCCCAATTACGCCTCATGAAGCCGGTGCTCCGTACCCCACCCTTTGTTGGGGGCCGCCATGGAGCTATTTCGAGCTGAGAAGATTGCCACCGTTCAGGACCAATCAAACCATGACTGCCGGTTCTGCGGAGGAAGGCTCACTCTCCTCAAAACGATCATGGAATCTGAAAGCGCAGTCGTCATTCATATATTTGAATGCGGGCAGTGCGGCGACCGCGTTTGGAATGAATAGGCGGCCCGACGCATGACACTTCCAGACGACATACGCCGGGCCTTACCACTACGGATTACCCCCGGAATGGCCTGTTCAAGCGGGTCTGATTCTTGGCAGAATTGGGCGCGATGAATGGCGGTGGTACTTATTTTGACTCCAAGCTGTTTCCTTTATCCTATTTCAGGTGACGACGATGATCGAAGAAAAGGTCGCCCGCCTGCGCGCACATGATAATAACATCACCCGATATCGGCGGCTGCTTGAGACCGATCTTTCGGACCTTGAGCGTGGGTTTATCGAAAGGCGCTTGAACGAGGAAAGGTCGGCTATGAAAAGCTTGGCCAATCACCCAGTTTCCGGCGGCCGAGACTGAATGCAGCGCCAGCAGAAAATCACTCTTGGGGAAATGCGCCAGTCCGGCCCTCGCCACCACGGACGCCGCGGAAAAATGGTTTGAGGAAAACGATCCCGAAGGCGTGGCCTTTGAGTACGAGGTTCTGGAGTGAACCGCATCGGCCGCAGGACCGCTTATGGGCGACCCAAAGATCCTTATCTACAACGCCTTCACTGATCATCGCGTCGCGCGGACGCAACTGCCGCTCGCAGCATGCGGTCATTGATTTCCGTGTCAATGTTGGTGGCGCGCTCGTCTCCGCGCAAATCGTGGCTGCGGGAAACGGAATTTGCAAAAGCGCCCGCAGTTCGACCGCCGAACCTGCGGTCGCCGCTTCACCGCGAATAGATGGTGGGAGCGTCCACGGCCATATCCAGCAGAGCCGACTGTTCAGTTCGGCAGCTTGGAAAGGGTCTCAGGACCAAACCGCTGCAGCTTACTCTTGCGGCAATGCAGATCATTATCCACGCTCAGCCAGCACGCTACCCTGCCCTTCGCGATCCAGATCTTCAGGTGGTCCAGAGATCTGCGGATGTCAGATCACTCCAAAGAACGACCGCGCACACCTGCCCTCACTAGATTTTTC from Bradyrhizobium sp. AZCC 1693 encodes:
- a CDS encoding tyrosine-type recombinase/integrase, producing the protein MSTDAVSPLRQRMIEDMNARKLCAGTQRGHISSCKRFAAFVKQSPDTATLEDIRRFQLHLAETGASICNRNRIMTGLRFLFRVTLRRLDLAAEIYHLREPQKIPLVMSQDETRRLLAVAGSLKARLLLSLGYGCGLRAGEVVRLKVKHIDSAQKIIRIEQSKGRKDRNVMLSSKTLDLLRQWWKARPSRHDAQTPVPERWLFPGTRAGKPMTTRQLNRLFHEAADAAGIRKGVTLHALRHSFATHLLEDGTDIRFIQALLGHDKLDTTARYTRVATGMIAAIESPLDRLSQPRKRPRKSRKNPPPA
- a CDS encoding IS91 family transposase gives rise to the protein MSRPALEVADILRDHGAAWRRANAGHVSLGQLKVMSAIERCRTAALGGHVARCENETCAHTVIAYNSCRNRHCPKCQGAAAREWLAEREADLLPVPYFHVVYTLPAQIADIAYQNKAVIYDLLFKASAETTLTIAADPKHLGARIGFMSVLHTWGSALTHHPHVHMVVPGGGLSPDGSKWIACRPRYFLTVQVLSALFRRLFLEMLVAAHHAGRLQFFGEHARLADKAAFAAYLTPLREINWVVYAKEPFAGPRQVLRYLSRYTHRIAISNRRLLSADENGVTFKYKDYRIEGPARYKAMTLATDEFIRRFLIHVLPKGFHRIRHYGLLANGARAANIAHARQLLAQPARPKEPETPEAAINEPRVLPRPCPCCGARMIVIETFERGCEPKHRPTPAPAPIRIDTS